The genomic segment CGCCGAGTATCTAGCCATGTCTAGACGACCTATCTCGATTAATGATCGCCAGATATATTTACGTTATGGGCTGTTTAACGTGTTTACCATTGCGTTGGATAATATTAAAACAATAGAATTTAATCAGGGTGTGATCAGAAGGCAAAAAGGCGTTAAGCGATATAATTTTAGTGGTGCACCCAATATCCACATCGTTTTGAAGACTGAAATTGATGATGCAAAACAGATTTATATTGGTGTTGATAGCCCACAAAAAATGATTTCGCTAGTTCAGCATCGGATAAACTAACTTAGTTAACCATTATCGGTTTCCCATTTTTTATTATTGCGTAGACTATCAACAAAGCTACGCGGTGAGCTTAATGGTCTATCACAATGAATTAATAGACACTGGTTAAATGATGAGAAAAAAGATTGGATAATATTACTTTTAGAACAGCGTCACTGGCAGATATAGCCATTTTGCGAGAGCTAGAACAGAAGGTGGTTCAAGCGGAAAGGCCTTATAATTCGAGTATTAAACCCGAAAACGCTATTTATTATGATTTAGAATCATTACTGATAGACCCACTTAGTTGTGTTTTAGTTGGCGAAATTCAAAATGCCATTATCGCAACAGGTTATGCACAAATCAGACAGTCTAAAATATCTTTGAATCATGCTAAACACTGTTATTTAGGCTTTATGTTTGTTGAGTCTGAATACAGAGGCCAAGGCATTAATAAATGTCTGATAGACAAACTTGTTCACTGGAGCAAGGAACAAGGTGTTTTGGATTTTTATCTAGATGTTTATGATGCTAACGATGCAGCAATTCGAGCCTATGAGAAAGTAGGCTTTACAAAAACCTTAGTAGAAATGAAGTTAAACTTGTAGACAGTACCAAAGTTCGTTTTATGTTCGAGTGATAATTTCACTTAGGTGGTTATTAATGTGCATGACATGGGCAAGTTCATATTCTGCTTTTGTTAATGCGCCATAAGCAAAGTGGGGCATTAACGTTCCTGCGTAAGATTCAAAATCGGTTAATGATTTTCTTAGTCTCGATAAAGCCAATAAATAATAGCTAACGTCTTGATTTAATGAAAGCTGAGGTGCTCCTGGTATTGTTTCATGAAGACTATGAGTCATTTTTCCTTTAGCTGAGAATGCCGAAAAAGCGATATGGCCTAAGGTGTTTTTAAATATTGCTGATTTATGTTCAGGGTAACCTGTCATCGAATATTCAACACTCTGGGCGCAGTGTTCAAATATTTGCCCCAATTTCCATTGTCCTGCTGATGATATGTACTCGGAATTGGATTCACTCTGGGTGACTAAAATCATATGGAGTGTATTTAAGGTGTTAATCGTCTGCTTGATTGTCAGAGGTTGGTTTTCTGGTGAAATAGAAAACCAAGTTATACCAGCTGCACTGAACACTGCACCACCTGCAATTAATGATTTTAAAACCAATCTACGCTGCATCGCTTGTGAGTTACCGTCTTATATTTATTTTGTAGACTAGTAAATCAGATGTGAACGATTTCAGCAAATAGCTTGCTTTGCTAATTATCTAATCATAGAAATGCTATATAAAAAAACGCTAACAAATTCAACATTGTTAGCGTTATTCTTTATGCGTAATGAAAACTAAAGGGGAAATGTTTAGCTATCTTGATACGCCTTACCATAAAAGCTATCGAGTAATATTTGCTTTAACTCTTTGATCAAAGGATAACGTGGGTTAGCACCAGTACATTGATCATCAAATGCATGTTCTGCTAGTTCATCGAGTTTTGCTAAAAAGTCTGCTTCATTAACACCTGCTTCTTGAATTGAAGCTGGTATTCCGACAACCGATTTTAGTTCATCAATTTTTGCTATTAGTAGTTCAACTTTGTCATTATCAGTTTTAGCTTTTTCCACACCGTCAAGTTTTAGGTGATCTGCAATCGTTGCATAACGACACAGGGCTTTTGGACGATCATATTGGCTGAAAGAGGCTTGTTTAGTTGGCATGTCAGTCGCGTTAAAGCGAATGACATTACTGATTAATAATGCATTTGCAAGACCGTGGGCTAAGTGGAATTCAGCGCCAAGTTTATGAGCAAGAGAGTGGCAAATTCCTAAGAAAGCGTTAGCAAATGCAATACCAGCAATCGTGGCGCCATTGTGAACTTTCTCTCTGGCAACAGGTGCATTCGATCCTTGCTCGTAAGCTGCTGGTAGATACTCAACCAGTAAATCTAGTGCTTGTAGTGCTTGACCATCGCTAAACTCATTTGCCATCACACTAACATAGGCTTCTAATGCGTGAGTAACCGCATCAATTCCACCAAAAGCGGTTAATGATTTTGGCATATCCATTACTAAGTTAGGATCGACAATGGCGATATTGGGTGTTAACTGGTAATCCGCAATAGGGTATTTCATCCCAGATACTTCATCAGTTACAACTGCAAAAGGGGTCACTTCAGAGCCTGTTCCTGACGTGGTTGGGATGGCCACCATTTGAGCTTTTACGCCCAGTTTAGGGAATTTATAGATACGCTTACGGATATCCATAAAGCGTAGTGCTAAATCTGCAAAATCAACGTCAGGATGCTCATATAAAACCCAAATGATTTTAGCCGCATCCATTGGTGAACCGCCACCTAGTGCAATTATGACATCAGGTTGAAAGCTTTGAGCGACCTTTGCACCTTGTTTAACAATCGCTAAGGTCGGATCCGCTTCAACTTCATAAAATACTTCAGTTTCAAGTCCTTGAGCTTTTAAAATCTTGATGGTTTCGTCGCAATAACCGTTATTGAACAGGAACTTGTCGGTAACGATCAAGGCTCGTTTTTTAGTTTCAAGTTCTTCAAGTGCGATAGGTAAACTGCCACGGCGGAAATAAATTGAAGATGGAAGTTTATGCCACAACATATTTTCAGCCCTTTTCGCGACGGTTTTCTTATTAATTAAATGACTAGGACCCACATTTTCTGAGATAGAGTTACCGCCCCATGAACCACAACCTAAGGTTAATGATGGTGCGAGTTTAAAGTTATATAAATCACCAATTCCACCTTGAGAGGCTGGAGTATTAATTAAGATACGGGCGGTTTTCATTCTAAAACCAAACGCTTTAACTCGATCGCTTTGACTATCTTGATCGGTATATAGACCTGATGTGTGGCCTATACCGCCTAGGGTGACTAATGCTTCAGCTTTATCCATTGCATCGTTAAAGTCGGTTGCTCTATACATACCTAGTAATGGCGATAGTTTTTCATGGGCGAATGCTTCTGCATCAGAAATGTCAGAGACTTCGCCAATCAATACTTTGGTCCAGCTTGGGACAGTAATATCTGCCATAGCAGCAATCGTCGCGGCGCTTTGACCAACGATATCTGCGTTTAAGCCGCCATTTTTAAGAATGACACCTT from the Shewanella japonica genome contains:
- a CDS encoding GNAT family N-acetyltransferase, which encodes MDNITFRTASLADIAILRELEQKVVQAERPYNSSIKPENAIYYDLESLLIDPLSCVLVGEIQNAIIATGYAQIRQSKISLNHAKHCYLGFMFVESEYRGQGINKCLIDKLVHWSKEQGVLDFYLDVYDANDAAIRAYEKVGFTKTLVEMKLNL
- a CDS encoding DUF1569 domain-containing protein is translated as MQRRLVLKSLIAGGAVFSAAGITWFSISPENQPLTIKQTINTLNTLHMILVTQSESNSEYISSAGQWKLGQIFEHCAQSVEYSMTGYPEHKSAIFKNTLGHIAFSAFSAKGKMTHSLHETIPGAPQLSLNQDVSYYLLALSRLRKSLTDFESYAGTLMPHFAYGALTKAEYELAHVMHINNHLSEIITRT
- the adhE gene encoding bifunctional acetaldehyde-CoA/alcohol dehydrogenase: MTVTNSEQLNQLVDRVAKAQKEFANFSQEQVDNIFRAAALAATDARISLAKMAASETGMGLLEDKVIKNHFASEYIYNKYKDDKTCGIIDEDVTFGTITIAEPVGIICGIVPTTNPTSTAIFKALISLKTRNGIIFSPHPRAKESTTTAARIVLEAAIEAGAPKDIIGWIDEPSVALSNQLMTHDRINLILATGGPGMVKAAYSSGKPAIGVGAGNTPIVIDETADIKRAVSSILISKTFDYGVVCASEQAVVVVDSIYDQVKERFASHGGYMLSKKETKAMQGVILKNGGLNADIVGQSAATIAAMADITVPSWTKVLIGEVSDISDAEAFAHEKLSPLLGMYRATDFNDAMDKAEALVTLGGIGHTSGLYTDQDSQSDRVKAFGFRMKTARILINTPASQGGIGDLYNFKLAPSLTLGCGSWGGNSISENVGPSHLINKKTVAKRAENMLWHKLPSSIYFRRGSLPIALEELETKKRALIVTDKFLFNNGYCDETIKILKAQGLETEVFYEVEADPTLAIVKQGAKVAQSFQPDVIIALGGGSPMDAAKIIWVLYEHPDVDFADLALRFMDIRKRIYKFPKLGVKAQMVAIPTTSGTGSEVTPFAVVTDEVSGMKYPIADYQLTPNIAIVDPNLVMDMPKSLTAFGGIDAVTHALEAYVSVMANEFSDGQALQALDLLVEYLPAAYEQGSNAPVAREKVHNGATIAGIAFANAFLGICHSLAHKLGAEFHLAHGLANALLISNVIRFNATDMPTKQASFSQYDRPKALCRYATIADHLKLDGVEKAKTDNDKVELLIAKIDELKSVVGIPASIQEAGVNEADFLAKLDELAEHAFDDQCTGANPRYPLIKELKQILLDSFYGKAYQDS